CACGGATGTCCGATCCGCTGCGCCCGTGCGGCGGTCACCGAGCGCGTCGTGCGGAACACGTGGTGTCGGTGCGTGATCTTCACATCCGCGGCGGTCAGAGTGGACGAATGGTCAGTCTCGACGCCGGGCCGCGGCTTCGCACCACCCGCCCCGGACCCGCTCGGGAGACCCCGGGCCCACGCTGGCTGCTCGCCGCGGGAGCCGGGGCGGCCCTTCTCGGCGCCGCGGTCGCGACGGCGTTGCTCTCCGCGGTCACCGTCCTGCTCTGGGCCGCGGGGCCGATCGTCTCCGACGGCGTCAGCGCCGCGCCGTTCCGCGGGGCCGCCACGCTGTACCTGATGGGCCAGCGTGCCCCCATCGAGAGCGGCACCTACGAACTCGTCCTGCCGCCGCTGGCGATCACGGCGCTCGTCGTCGTGCTGACCGTCCGCCTCGCCGGTTGGGCCGCCCGCACGACCGCCGCCCACGAACTCGGCCCCGCGGCCGTCGTCGGCACCGGGGTTCTGGTCGGGCACGCCGCCGCGGCCGGGGTTGCGGCCTGGGTGAGCGCCCGCGCCGGCGCCGGTGTCGACCTCTTCGACGCCCTTCGGGCGGCGCTGATCCTCGGCGTCCCGTGCGGAATCGCCGGCGTCGTGCCCCAGACCTGGCCGTGGGCCTTCGCGGTCGCGCGCGTCGGCGACCGGGTGCGCACCGGCGCCCGGGCCGCGGGCTTCGGCGCGCTGGCCCTCGCCGCGGGCGGGGCCGCGGCGCTGCTGATCTCGCTGGCCCTCCACGCCGGTGAGTTCTCCGACCTGCTCGGCCTGGTCGGCGGCGGGGTCAACGGCGGCGTCGGCATCGTGCTGCTCTGCCTGGCCCTGCTCCCGAACGCCGTGCTGTGGGTGGTCTCGCTGGCCGCCGGCCCCGGGATCGCGCTCGGCGCGGACGGTGGGCTCAGCCTGACCGGCGAGATGCACGGCGACGCCCTGCCCGCCCTCCCGCTGCTCGCGGCGCTGCCCGGTGCGGGGCCGCTGCCGGGGTACGCCTGGCTGCTCGTGGCGATCCCGGTCGGCGCCGGTGGCGTCGTCGGGTGGTTCGCCCGCCCGGCCGGCGGCAAGCGTCGCGGCTGGCGCGAGGAGCTCGCCACCGCCGCGGTGGCCGGCGCC
This portion of the Sporichthya brevicatena genome encodes:
- a CDS encoding cell division protein PerM: MVSLDAGPRLRTTRPGPARETPGPRWLLAAGAGAALLGAAVATALLSAVTVLLWAAGPIVSDGVSAAPFRGAATLYLMGQRAPIESGTYELVLPPLAITALVVVLTVRLAGWAARTTAAHELGPAAVVGTGVLVGHAAAAGVAAWVSARAGAGVDLFDALRAALILGVPCGIAGVVPQTWPWAFAVARVGDRVRTGARAAGFGALALAAGGAAALLISLALHAGEFSDLLGLVGGGVNGGVGIVLLCLALLPNAVLWVVSLAAGPGIALGADGGLSLTGEMHGDALPALPLLAALPGAGPLPGYAWLLVAIPVGAGGVVGWFARPAGGKRRGWREELATAAVAGAALGLGAGLLAGFSGGGAGGRLDAFGPNGLVVAPLLAAQLAAAAVVLAAGRIGWERYRQPLANVAGRTMVPAPRIPTQKKPDSRPPAAPESTAEAMPTPEPAPKPTPEPESTGEAEPADGPAGTPIEVVAAADVDDLADDAEGAGPTGETEGPARD